The Fusobacterium sp. FSA-380-WT-3A genome has a window encoding:
- a CDS encoding lysophospholipid acyltransferase family protein codes for MYRFYGMLVYYFIMIIKLTLKIEIIGKENIEDDKNYVLALWHNKVVSTVLALGFIKKRAGLASPSADGELISVPLEKLGYKMIRGSSGKDSVKGLVQLIKAVKEGYTIGTPLDGPKGPAFEAKHGMIYVAQKSQKPMVFMGAAYSKKWVLSKTWDKCQIPKPFSKVICIISEPMEISKDISVEEYQKIVEQKLNDINELAEKKIKER; via the coding sequence ATGTATAGATTTTATGGAATGTTAGTCTATTATTTTATCATGATAATAAAATTAACTCTTAAGATAGAAATAATAGGAAAAGAAAATATAGAAGATGATAAAAATTATGTATTAGCTTTATGGCATAATAAAGTAGTATCTACTGTATTAGCTTTGGGATTTATAAAAAAGAGAGCTGGACTTGCTAGTCCTTCAGCTGATGGAGAATTAATTTCTGTTCCTCTTGAAAAATTAGGATATAAAATGATAAGAGGGTCTTCTGGAAAAGATTCAGTAAAAGGTCTAGTTCAACTTATTAAAGCAGTGAAAGAGGGTTATACAATAGGAACTCCTTTAGATGGACCAAAAGGACCAGCCTTTGAAGCAAAACATGGAATGATATATGTTGCTCAAAAATCACAAAAGCCAATGGTTTTTATGGGAGCAGCTTACAGTAAAAAATGGGTATTATCAAAAACTTGGGATAAATGCCAAATTCCAAAACCTTTTTCCAAAGTAATTTGCATAATAAGTGAGCCAATGGAAATATCAAAAGATATTTCTGTAGAAGAATATCAAAAAATTGTTGAACAAAAATTAAATGATATAAATGAATTAGCAGAGAAAAAAATAAAGGAGAGATAA
- the metG gene encoding methionine--tRNA ligase, which produces MESKNFYITTPIYYVNGDPHVGSAYTTIAADVMARYKRTMGYDVYFLTGTDEHGQKVEETAKAKGMTPQEWTDLMAPRFVEMWKALNIKNDDFIRTTEERHKKAVKKILQTVYEKGDIYKGEYEGKYCVSCETFVPENQIVGEDQCPDCGKKLRMVKEESYFFRMSKYQDALLKHIDEHPDFILPRSRRNEVISFIKQGLQDLSISRNTFEWGIPIEFAPGHITYVWFDALTNYLTAVGYENNPEEFQKRWENGEVVHLLGKDIVRFHAIIWPCMLLSAGVKLPDKIVAHGWWTSEGEKMSKSKGNVVAPLEEVKKYGVDAFRYYLLREVSFGNDGDYSTKAIVTRINSDLANDLGNLLNRTLGMYKKYFGEEIVKTGEYEAIDLEAQKLFDETLVQVEDMMSRLEFSRALETIWKFISRMNKYIDETTPWLLIKDESKKERLATVMNMLVESLYKVAVLVAPYMPEAGQKIWNQLGYTDDIEKALVENVKPWNILEVGHKLGNASPIFPRLEVEKEVKEKNPVNKDLKIENPINIDEFSKVEIKVVEILEADKVEGSDKLLKFKVNDGKNIRQIVSGIAKYYPEYKELVGKKVLAVVNLEPVVLRGELSQGMLLSSEEKKRIKLVEIDSSVKVGSKIK; this is translated from the coding sequence ATGGAAAGTAAAAACTTTTATATAACAACACCGATATATTATGTAAATGGAGACCCACATGTAGGAAGTGCTTATACAACTATTGCAGCTGATGTAATGGCTAGATATAAAAGAACAATGGGTTATGATGTATATTTCTTAACAGGAACAGATGAACATGGACAAAAAGTAGAGGAAACTGCTAAAGCTAAAGGAATGACTCCTCAAGAGTGGACAGATTTAATGGCTCCTAGATTTGTAGAAATGTGGAAAGCTTTAAATATAAAAAATGATGATTTTATAAGAACTACAGAAGAAAGACATAAAAAAGCAGTAAAGAAAATTTTACAAACTGTTTATGAAAAAGGAGATATTTACAAGGGAGAATATGAAGGAAAATATTGCGTTTCTTGTGAAACTTTCGTTCCTGAAAATCAAATAGTTGGAGAAGACCAATGTCCTGACTGTGGAAAAAAATTAAGAATGGTTAAAGAGGAATCTTATTTCTTTAGAATGTCTAAATATCAAGATGCACTATTAAAACATATAGATGAACATCCAGATTTTATTTTACCTCGTTCAAGAAGAAATGAAGTTATATCATTTATAAAACAAGGGCTACAAGATTTATCAATTTCAAGAAATACATTTGAATGGGGAATCCCTATTGAATTTGCACCTGGACATATAACTTATGTTTGGTTTGATGCATTAACAAACTATTTAACAGCAGTGGGATATGAAAATAATCCTGAAGAATTCCAAAAAAGATGGGAAAATGGAGAAGTTGTACACCTATTAGGAAAAGATATAGTTAGATTCCATGCTATAATTTGGCCTTGTATGTTGTTATCGGCAGGAGTTAAATTGCCAGATAAGATAGTTGCTCATGGGTGGTGGACTTCTGAAGGTGAAAAAATGTCAAAATCTAAAGGAAATGTTGTAGCTCCATTAGAAGAAGTAAAAAAATATGGAGTAGATGCTTTTAGATATTATCTATTAAGAGAAGTTTCTTTTGGAAATGATGGAGATTATTCAACAAAAGCAATAGTTACAAGAATAAATTCAGACCTTGCTAACGACTTAGGAAACTTATTAAATAGAACATTAGGAATGTATAAAAAATATTTTGGTGAAGAGATTGTAAAAACTGGAGAGTATGAAGCTATAGATTTAGAAGCTCAAAAATTATTTGATGAAACTTTAGTTCAAGTGGAAGATATGATGTCAAGATTAGAATTTTCAAGAGCTTTAGAAACTATTTGGAAATTTATCTCTAGAATGAATAAATATATAGATGAAACTACTCCATGGTTGTTAATAAAAGATGAAAGTAAAAAAGAAAGACTTGCTACAGTAATGAATATGTTAGTTGAATCTCTATATAAAGTAGCAGTTTTAGTAGCTCCATATATGCCAGAGGCTGGACAAAAAATATGGAATCAATTAGGATATACTGATGATATAGAAAAAGCATTAGTTGAAAATGTAAAACCTTGGAATATATTAGAAGTTGGACATAAATTAGGAAATGCTTCTCCAATATTCCCAAGATTAGAAGTAGAAAAAGAAGTTAAAGAAAAAAATCCTGTAAATAAAGATTTAAAAATAGAAAATCCTATTAATATAGATGAATTTTCAAAAGTAGAAATAAAAGTTGTAGAGATATTAGAAGCTGATAAAGTAGAAGGTTCTGATAAACTTTTAAAATTTAAAGTAAATGATGGAAAAAATATTAGACAAATAGTATCAGGAATTGCTAAATATTATCCAGAATATAAAGAGTTAGTTGGAAAAAAAGTATTAGCAGTTGTAAACTTGGAGCCTGTTGTTTTAAGAGGAGAACTTTCTCAAGGAATGCTTTTAAGTTCAGAAGAAAAGAAAAGAATTAAATTAGTAGAAATAGATTCATCAGTAAAAGTAGGTTCAAAAATAAAATAA
- a CDS encoding YbaB/EbfC family nucleoid-associated protein — protein sequence MVRKLKTAKAGANQMDIIKQAQAMQQEMLKIQEELKEKEVEASVGGGAVVVKANGQKEVISISISEETIKDAVSDKEMLEDLVLSAVKEAMRQAEELSEKEMSRVTGGMNIPGLF from the coding sequence GTGGTAAGAAAATTAAAAACAGCTAAAGCTGGGGCAAATCAAATGGATATAATAAAACAAGCACAAGCTATGCAACAAGAAATGTTAAAAATACAAGAAGAATTAAAAGAGAAAGAAGTTGAAGCATCTGTTGGTGGTGGAGCTGTAGTAGTAAAAGCTAACGGACAAAAAGAAGTTATTAGTATTTCAATATCAGAAGAAACTATAAAAGATGCTGTATCAGATAAAGAAATGTTAGAAGATTTAGTTCTTTCTGCTGTAAAAGAAGCTATGAGACAAGCTGAAGAATTATCTGAAAAAGAAATGTCAAGAGTAACTGGTGGAATGAATATTCCAGGATTATTCTAG
- a CDS encoding nucleoside kinase, which translates to MSKIIESRQYETIKLVFLKAMWKLYPDYDVEIQNSLNNGSYGEIFFDGELVSLTKKEYEKIKDEMKKIILEDIPIEMTIDDIEKLKEKGKDIPREDIQELLKNCGWAKIREYKIGDYIDYFYLSPEKRTGKIKDFDLYRYNNGFILKTPMEVYNWEIAPMKDTPKIAKAFQEGNTWEKIMGINFAGSINKKVFNKEIAELIMLNETLHSKKINKISNDIMKNKNIKIVTIAGPSSSGKTTLSKKLRLHLQTCGIKTLAISLDDYYVGRANVPLDENGNKDFETIYALDIELLNKNLKDLIDGKETELPLYDFFTGERKAKGHKVQLEEGGIIIIEGIHGLNDELTKYIPRENKYKIYISCLTQTNMDRHNRVHTTDVRKIRRIVRDSLSRDTEGEETLKMWNSIRKGEEKWIFPFQEDADAIFNSSLSYELGILKPYAIRELIKIDIESPQYEEAKKLVELLSCFVDIESSLVPSDSILKEFIGGSVFYNY; encoded by the coding sequence ATGAGCAAGATTATAGAAAGTAGACAATATGAAACAATAAAATTAGTTTTTTTAAAAGCTATGTGGAAATTATATCCAGATTATGATGTAGAAATTCAAAATTCATTAAATAATGGTTCTTATGGAGAGATTTTTTTTGATGGAGAGCTAGTTTCTTTAACAAAAAAAGAGTATGAAAAAATAAAAGATGAAATGAAAAAAATAATATTAGAAGATATACCTATAGAAATGACAATTGATGATATAGAAAAATTAAAAGAAAAAGGAAAAGATATTCCAAGAGAAGATATACAAGAACTTTTAAAAAATTGTGGTTGGGCAAAAATTAGAGAGTATAAAATAGGTGATTATATAGATTATTTTTATTTGTCACCAGAAAAAAGAACTGGAAAAATAAAAGATTTTGATTTGTATAGATACAATAATGGTTTTATCTTGAAGACTCCAATGGAAGTTTATAATTGGGAAATAGCTCCAATGAAAGATACCCCAAAAATAGCAAAAGCTTTTCAGGAAGGAAATACTTGGGAAAAAATAATGGGTATTAATTTTGCTGGAAGTATTAATAAAAAAGTCTTTAATAAAGAGATTGCAGAACTTATTATGTTAAACGAAACATTACACAGTAAAAAAATAAATAAAATATCTAACGATATTATGAAAAATAAAAATATAAAAATAGTTACAATAGCAGGACCATCTTCTTCAGGAAAGACTACATTATCAAAAAAATTAAGACTTCATCTTCAAACTTGTGGAATAAAAACTTTAGCAATATCTTTAGATGATTATTATGTTGGAAGAGCAAATGTTCCACTAGATGAAAATGGAAACAAAGATTTTGAAACTATTTATGCTTTGGATATTGAACTTTTAAATAAGAATTTAAAAGATTTAATAGATGGAAAGGAAACTGAATTACCTTTATATGATTTCTTTACAGGTGAAAGAAAAGCAAAAGGGCATAAAGTACAATTAGAAGAGGGTGGAATAATTATAATAGAGGGAATTCATGGATTAAATGATGAACTTACGAAATATATTCCTAGAGAAAATAAATATAAAATTTATATTAGTTGCTTAACACAAACAAATATGGATAGACATAATAGAGTACATACAACAGATGTAAGAAAAATAAGAAGAATAGTTAGAGATAGTTTATCTAGAGATACAGAAGGGGAAGAAACATTAAAAATGTGGAATTCCATTAGAAAAGGGGAAGAAAAATGGATATTTCCATTCCAAGAAGATGCAGATGCTATTTTTAATTCAAGTTTAAGTTATGAATTGGGAATATTAAAACCGTATGCTATAAGAGAACTTATAAAAATAGATATAGAATCCCCACAATATGAAGAGGCTAAGAAATTAGTGGAACTTTTAAGTTGCTTTGTAGATATAGAATCATCTTTAGTACCAAGTGATTCAATACTAAAAGAATTTATAGGTGGAAGTGTATTTTATAATTATTAA
- the galU gene encoding UTP--glucose-1-phosphate uridylyltransferase GalU — MKKVTKAVIPAAGLGTRVLPATKAQPKEMLVIVDKPSLQYIVEELVESGIKDIVIITGRNKNSIEDHFDYSFELEETLKEEGKEDLLEKVKHLSNLANIYYVRQNHPLGLGHAILKAKPFIGDEPFVIALGDDIVYNDKTATSQLMDIHEKYGASVLGVQNVPEKDVSKYGIVKPFLKLDDKTVEVEDFIEKPAIDEAPSTLACLGRYLLDGKIFKYLEETKPGKGGEIQLTDAILKMLKDGNKVVAHNFQGKRYDIGNKIGLLKANIEFGLRNEETREELIKYLKEELIIK, encoded by the coding sequence ATGAAAAAAGTTACAAAAGCAGTAATACCAGCAGCTGGACTGGGAACAAGAGTTTTACCAGCTACTAAGGCTCAACCAAAAGAAATGTTAGTTATAGTTGATAAACCTTCTTTACAATATATAGTAGAAGAATTAGTTGAATCTGGAATTAAAGATATAGTTATAATTACAGGAAGAAATAAAAATTCTATAGAGGACCATTTTGATTATTCTTTTGAATTAGAAGAAACATTAAAAGAAGAAGGAAAAGAAGATTTATTAGAAAAAGTAAAACATCTTTCAAATTTAGCAAATATATATTATGTTAGACAAAATCACCCATTAGGATTAGGGCATGCTATTTTAAAAGCAAAACCATTTATTGGAGATGAGCCATTTGTAATAGCTCTAGGAGATGATATTGTCTATAATGATAAAACAGCTACATCACAATTAATGGACATTCATGAAAAATATGGGGCTAGTGTATTAGGAGTTCAGAATGTCCCTGAAAAAGATGTTTCTAAATATGGAATAGTAAAACCATTTTTAAAATTAGATGATAAGACAGTGGAGGTAGAAGATTTTATAGAAAAACCAGCTATAGATGAAGCTCCTTCAACTCTTGCTTGCCTTGGAAGATATTTATTAGATGGAAAAATTTTTAAATATTTAGAGGAAACAAAACCAGGAAAAGGTGGAGAAATTCAACTTACAGATGCTATTTTAAAAATGTTAAAAGATGGAAATAAAGTAGTAGCACATAATTTTCAAGGAAAAAGATATGATATTGGAAATAAAATAGGTCTTTTAAAAGCAAATATTGAATTTGGTTTAAGAAATGAAGAAACAAGAGAAGAACTTATAAAATATTTAAAAGAAGAATTAATTATAAAATAA
- the mglC gene encoding galactose/methyl galactoside ABC transporter permease MglC — MNLPRTKEGTVDIKKVLIQSGLYLVLFAMLVLIIIKEPSFLSIRNFKNILTQSSVRAIIALGVAGLIVTTGTDLSAGRQVGFAAVISATLLQASTNVHKVYPELGELPVFVVILIVMVVGAIIGAFNGAVVAFLNLHPFIVTMGSMTIVYGLNSLYYDFAGASPISGFSKNYSSFAQGSFNIFGFTLPYLIIYAAICTAIMWTLWNKTKFGKNLFAVGGNPEAARVSGVNVIATLIIIYALSGVFYAFGGFLEAGRIGSATNNLGFMYEMDGIAACVIGGVSFYGGVGRISGVITGVIILTVINYGLTYVGVSPYWQYIIKGAIIIAAVAFDSMKYSKKH, encoded by the coding sequence ATGAATTTACCAAGAACAAAAGAAGGAACAGTAGATATCAAAAAAGTTTTAATCCAAAGTGGATTGTATTTAGTTTTATTTGCAATGCTTGTTTTAATAATTATAAAAGAGCCATCTTTTTTAAGTATTAGAAACTTCAAAAATATTTTGACTCAGTCTTCAGTAAGAGCAATTATAGCTCTTGGAGTAGCAGGACTTATTGTTACAACTGGTACAGACTTATCAGCAGGAAGACAAGTTGGGTTTGCAGCTGTTATATCAGCAACACTTTTACAAGCTTCAACAAATGTTCATAAAGTTTATCCTGAATTAGGAGAATTACCAGTATTTGTTGTTATATTAATAGTAATGGTAGTAGGAGCTATAATAGGGGCTTTTAATGGAGCTGTAGTAGCATTTTTAAACCTTCATCCATTTATAGTAACTATGGGTTCTATGACAATAGTTTATGGATTAAACTCATTATATTATGATTTTGCAGGAGCATCTCCAATATCTGGATTTAGTAAAAATTATAGTAGCTTTGCTCAAGGTTCATTTAATATATTTGGATTTACATTACCATATTTAATAATTTATGCAGCTATTTGTACAGCAATAATGTGGACATTATGGAATAAAACAAAATTTGGTAAAAACTTATTTGCTGTTGGAGGAAATCCAGAGGCAGCTAGAGTATCAGGAGTAAATGTAATAGCAACTTTAATAATAATATATGCTTTATCTGGAGTATTTTATGCATTTGGAGGATTCTTAGAAGCAGGACGTATTGGTTCAGCTACTAACAACTTAGGATTTATGTATGAAATGGATGGAATAGCAGCTTGTGTTATTGGAGGAGTTTCATTCTATGGAGGAGTTGGAAGAATTTCAGGAGTTATCACAGGAGTTATAATTTTAACAGTTATTAACTATGGATTAACTTATGTAGGAGTAAGTCCTTACTGGCAATATATCATAAAAGGAGCTATCATAATAGCAGCAGTTGCATTTGACTCTATGAAATATTCTAAAAAACACTAA
- the sppA gene encoding signal peptide peptidase SppA, whose translation MENNINEEFVEKKEEKKSYKKRKGKRIFKKIKNLIKFLLIELFKSMFRLIILGLAIFVISKLIKIDNRKPAVPDKVYLEISLDNKVLENKIKNPFDIDNKINFYGLLNKLDKIEKDKRVQGIVLKLGNTGLNRAQIEELKEKTKELKEKDKKIYVYSEGLDNHNYNLALIGNEIIMPNNKWAHSYISGYSARYPYYKNLGDKLFIGANVIHIGNYKSFGEAYVSSEMSQEFRENTTRILDKLHNNYISNIENTRNIKDEKFNEKVLNGDFVMATPEILKENKIIDEVMYYEEFLQKKDIKELITIDDYFERLAEEIDYNKIIENKDKIAIIYAEGTITSGDNPQLENKIEADMIKEKLLKADKLENVKGIVLRINSPGGSALDSDIIYEAVRKIEKPVYISMGGVAASGGYYIASAGDKIYANKETITGSIGVVSIIPDVSKLVEKIGINYEEISNGKFTNLYDITKPLSKEEIDKIYYSSLEGYEEFISKVALGRNMKIEDVQKIAQGKVWLGEEAKEIGLVDEIGGLEKTISDLAKDLELKDYTVIESLESRKLEEIFRKFLPKYIFSKLSLNSSVEKILQKDEFLEEFFYKPIVYAPNLEIYY comes from the coding sequence TTGGAAAATAATATCAATGAAGAATTTGTAGAAAAAAAAGAGGAAAAAAAATCTTATAAAAAAAGAAAGGGTAAAAGAATTTTCAAAAAAATAAAAAATTTAATTAAATTTTTATTAATCGAACTTTTTAAATCTATGTTTAGATTAATAATTTTAGGATTAGCTATTTTTGTAATAAGTAAACTTATAAAAATAGACAATAGAAAACCAGCAGTACCAGATAAAGTTTATTTGGAAATTTCTTTAGATAATAAAGTCCTAGAAAATAAAATAAAAAATCCTTTTGATATAGATAATAAGATTAATTTTTATGGACTTTTAAATAAATTAGACAAGATAGAAAAAGATAAAAGGGTACAAGGTATTGTACTAAAATTAGGAAATACTGGACTGAATAGAGCTCAAATTGAAGAATTAAAAGAAAAAACTAAAGAATTAAAAGAAAAAGATAAAAAAATATATGTTTATTCAGAAGGGTTAGATAATCATAATTATAATTTAGCTCTTATTGGAAATGAGATAATAATGCCTAATAATAAATGGGCTCATTCATATATAAGTGGATATTCTGCTCGTTATCCATATTATAAAAATTTAGGAGATAAATTATTTATAGGAGCTAATGTAATTCATATAGGAAATTATAAATCTTTTGGAGAAGCTTATGTTTCATCAGAAATGAGTCAAGAATTTAGAGAGAATACAACAAGAATATTGGATAAATTACATAACAATTATATTTCAAATATAGAAAATACTAGAAATATAAAGGATGAAAAATTTAATGAAAAAGTTTTAAATGGAGATTTTGTAATGGCAACTCCAGAAATTTTAAAAGAAAATAAAATTATAGATGAAGTAATGTATTATGAAGAATTTTTACAAAAAAAAGACATAAAAGAATTAATAACAATTGATGATTATTTTGAAAGATTGGCAGAGGAAATTGATTATAACAAAATTATAGAAAATAAAGATAAAATAGCTATAATTTATGCAGAAGGAACTATAACTTCTGGAGATAATCCACAGTTAGAAAATAAAATAGAAGCTGATATGATAAAAGAGAAACTATTAAAAGCTGATAAACTAGAAAATGTAAAAGGGATTGTTTTAAGAATAAACTCTCCTGGTGGTTCAGCACTTGATTCAGATATAATATATGAGGCTGTGAGAAAAATAGAAAAACCTGTCTATATTTCTATGGGAGGAGTTGCTGCTTCTGGTGGATATTATATAGCTTCAGCTGGAGATAAAATCTATGCTAATAAAGAAACTATAACAGGGTCAATAGGAGTTGTAAGTATAATTCCAGATGTTTCAAAATTAGTAGAAAAAATAGGAATTAATTATGAAGAGATTAGTAATGGAAAATTTACAAATCTATATGATATAACAAAACCTTTATCTAAAGAGGAAATAGATAAAATATATTATTCTAGCTTAGAAGGATATGAAGAATTTATTTCAAAAGTTGCTCTAGGTAGAAATATGAAAATAGAGGATGTTCAGAAAATAGCTCAAGGAAAAGTATGGTTAGGAGAAGAAGCGAAAGAGATTGGGCTTGTAGATGAAATTGGTGGATTAGAAAAAACTATATCTGATTTGGCTAAGGATTTAGAACTTAAAGATTATACAGTTATAGAAAGTTTAGAAAGTAGAAAATTAGAAGAAATATTTAGAAAATTTTTACCTAAATATATATTCTCAAAACTTTCATTAAATAGTAGTGTAGAAAAAATATTACAAAAAGATGAATTTTTAGAAGAATTTTTTTATAAACCTATAGTTTATGCTCCAAATTTAGAAATTTACTATTGA
- the mglA gene encoding galactose/methyl galactoside ABC transporter ATP-binding protein MglA — protein sequence MVNGKYLLEMENISKEFPGVKALDGVNLKVRPSSVHALMGENGAGKSTLMKCLFGIYKKDGGKISLDGKEINFVSAKDALENGVSMVHQELNQVTQRNVLDNIWLGRFPMKGLFVDEKKMYDDTVRIFKDLDINVDPRMKVADLSVSQRQMIEIAKAVSYNSKIIVMDEPTSSLTENEVEHLFKIINKLRKEGCGIIYISHKMEEIKKISDDITIMRDGKWVATESVENLTTDQIINMMVGRDLTNRFPKKDNSVKEVILKVENLTALNQPSVKEASFELHKGEILGVAGLVGSKRTDVIETIFGVREKSSGTIIINGKEVRNKNPKEAIRNGFALVTEERRATGIFSMLDIKVNSIISNLDSYKTKVLGLLDNKKMIEDTKWVIDSMRVKTPTQGTQIGTLSGGNQQKVILGRWLLTQPDVLMLDEPTRGIDVGAKYEIYQLMIELAKKDKGIIMVSSEMPELLGVTDRILVMSNGRVAGIVKTSETTQEEILTLSAKYL from the coding sequence ATGGTGAATGGAAAATATTTGTTAGAAATGGAAAATATTTCTAAAGAGTTTCCAGGAGTAAAAGCTCTTGATGGAGTAAACTTAAAAGTAAGACCTAGTAGTGTACATGCACTTATGGGAGAAAATGGTGCTGGAAAATCAACTCTTATGAAATGTTTATTTGGAATTTACAAAAAAGATGGTGGAAAAATATCTTTAGATGGAAAAGAAATTAACTTTGTATCAGCTAAAGATGCTTTGGAAAATGGAGTTTCAATGGTTCATCAGGAATTAAACCAAGTAACTCAAAGAAATGTTCTTGACAATATTTGGCTTGGAAGATTTCCTATGAAAGGTTTATTTGTAGATGAAAAGAAAATGTATGATGATACAGTAAGAATCTTTAAAGATTTAGATATAAATGTAGACCCTCGTATGAAAGTTGCTGATTTATCAGTTTCACAAAGACAAATGATAGAGATAGCAAAAGCTGTGTCATATAATTCAAAAATAATAGTTATGGACGAACCAACTTCATCTTTAACAGAAAATGAAGTAGAACATTTATTTAAAATTATAAATAAATTGAGAAAAGAAGGATGTGGAATTATCTATATTTCTCATAAAATGGAAGAGATTAAAAAAATATCTGATGATATAACTATAATGAGAGATGGAAAATGGGTAGCAACAGAATCAGTAGAAAATCTTACAACTGACCAAATTATAAATATGATGGTTGGAAGAGATTTAACAAATCGTTTCCCTAAAAAAGATAATAGTGTAAAAGAGGTTATATTAAAAGTAGAAAATCTAACTGCATTAAATCAACCATCAGTAAAAGAAGCTTCTTTTGAATTACATAAAGGAGAAATCTTAGGGGTAGCAGGACTTGTAGGTTCTAAGAGAACTGATGTAATAGAAACTATATTTGGTGTAAGAGAAAAATCTTCAGGAACAATAATAATAAATGGAAAAGAAGTAAGAAATAAAAATCCTAAAGAAGCTATTAGAAATGGATTTGCTCTTGTTACAGAAGAACGTAGAGCAACAGGAATATTTAGTATGCTAGATATTAAAGTAAACTCTATAATTTCAAATCTTGATTCTTATAAAACTAAAGTTTTAGGGCTTTTAGATAATAAAAAAATGATAGAAGATACAAAATGGGTTATAGATAGTATGAGAGTTAAAACTCCAACTCAAGGAACACAAATAGGAACTCTTTCTGGAGGAAATCAACAAAAAGTCATATTAGGAAGATGGCTTTTAACACAACCTGATGTATTGATGCTAGATGAACCTACAAGAGGAATTGATGTAGGAGCTAAATATGAAATTTACCAATTAATGATAGAGTTAGCTAAAAAAGATAAAGGTATTATAATGGTTTCATCAGAAATGCCTGAACTTTTAGGAGTTACAGATAGAATATTAGTAATGAGTAATGGAAGAGTTGCTGGAATAGTAAAAACAAGTGAAACTACACAAGAAGAGATTTTAACTCTTTCTGCAAAATATTTATAA
- a CDS encoding SDR family oxidoreductase — protein MKKVIITGGARGIGKALVEGFSKKGYEVFALDILEIKENEIKNKNIHFFKVDLKNEKEIKNIFQMIKEKFGEVHILINNGAISKFNKSINEIEINEFDEVINTNLRGSFICCKEFIKINEDADFGRIINIASTRYHQNESDWEAYGSSKGGLVSLTNTLCVSLSGTKITVNAISPGWIEVEDYENLREKDHKQHPSGRVGKPKDIVNLCLFLSDEENDFINGANILVDGGMTKKMIYLD, from the coding sequence ATGAAAAAAGTCATCATTACTGGTGGAGCTAGAGGAATTGGAAAAGCACTTGTAGAAGGATTTAGTAAAAAAGGATATGAAGTTTTTGCTTTAGATATTTTAGAAATAAAAGAAAATGAAATTAAAAATAAAAATATTCATTTTTTTAAGGTAGATTTAAAAAATGAAAAAGAAATAAAAAATATTTTTCAAATGATTAAAGAAAAATTTGGAGAGGTACATATTTTAATTAACAATGGAGCTATCAGTAAATTTAATAAATCTATAAATGAAATAGAAATTAATGAATTTGATGAAGTTATAAATACAAATTTAAGAGGAAGTTTTATTTGTTGTAAAGAGTTTATAAAAATAAATGAGGATGCAGACTTTGGAAGAATTATAAATATAGCTTCTACAAGATATCATCAAAATGAATCTGATTGGGAAGCTTATGGAAGCTCTAAAGGAGGTCTTGTATCTTTAACTAATACCCTTTGTGTATCTCTTAGTGGAACTAAAATAACAGTTAATGCTATAAGTCCAGGTTGGATAGAAGTAGAAGATTATGAAAATTTAAGAGAAAAAGACCATAAACAACATCCATCTGGAAGAGTTGGAAAACCTAAGGATATTGTAAACCTTTGTTTATTTTTAAGTGATGAAGAAAATGATTTTATAAATGGGGCAAATATTTTAGTTGATGGAGGAATGACTAAGAAAATGATATACTTAGATTAA